The region ttttttaataattttcgGGGCATACAGGACATGGTTAAGGTGAAGAGGTTGGTGAGATGTGGTTATTTGTGTGTGTTCGGTGTCGTGAATTGGAATTCCATGGCCACTGCCTACAATGACTTTCTAGAAAATAAGACGAGATATTACCTTGTGATGCGGCTGTGTGAGATGTTGCGCCCGTGTCCATGTACCACTAATTGTCAGGAGTGTGAAGTGACATGGTGTGCATTGCAGTCTCAATGTCTGTCGGTATCTGAGATGAGGTGGATGTTGCATACACCTGAGGGCGCTGTCCTAGAATGCCTGGCTGCTTAGGAGGACCGGCAGGGCATGTCCACTGAGAGGTGGGATACGGACACGGTGGCATAGTCCATGGTGGTGGAGTCCAACCCCATGGTTGCCAGGTTGAGTACTGCTGTTGTTGTTGCCAAGGAGGAGCGGACCAAGGTGAGGGAGCGCTGGGAGCTCCAGACTGAGGTGCACTGCGGTTACCACGTCCCCCTCCGCGACCCTGGTTGCCACGGGAGCGAGAACGGTTGTCGGGGCGGCGGTTGCCACGCTGAGAGGTGTCTTCAGTAAGTTTCGGCTGAGTGGTGTGCATAGCAGCATGAGAGCCTGTGTTTGCCATCTTAGCCATACCAGCTTCTTCCAAAATGAGCATGGAACGAGCTTGATAGAATGCTGGAAGAGGGTTGCTCTGTCGAATCAAAGTAGCAACGCTGCGGTAAGCTTTTGGGAGACCAGAGATCAGCTGAAGGACCAGACGATGATTATTGACAGGGGAGCCGACATTTCTCAACTGATCAGAAAGCATCTTAAGACGCTAACAGTAAGTTGAGACATTGAGCAAATCCTTCATACGAGTGTTAGAAAACTCTTGCTCAAGAGTGACAGCTCGAGCATTTTAGTTATCCTGAAAAATATCTTCCAAGTGATTCCATGCTTCCATTGCAATGGAGTTGGGTTCTAGAATAGTGGTCAGCAAATCGGTAGAAATAGTGGAATAAATCCACTGAAGAACGGTGACATCAAGAGTGGACCATTGTTCATGGTTGGCGTCAGTAATGGCTGGTGACTCTTTTCCGATAGATGGAACGATGTGATGCAGGACTCGATGTGAGCGAGCATGGATGCGGAAAAGTTCGGCCCAAGTACCATATTGATCTTTTTCCATCTCAAAAATAATATGAATGTGGTTCCTAATAATGGAGACGGCAAGTGCGGGATGAAACTCCGATTTGGAACCTCGAAACGTGGTGTTCTTGGGTTGACCGGAATCACCAGTATCAGCGGCGACTTTGCGGGTATCGGCGTCACTGTGTTCTGAATGGTCTGATTTAGACATGGCTCCAGGTGCGACGGCGGCGGCGCGAACAAAGGCGGAAGGCGAGAGAATATGGTGGTTCTCGTGTTCGGCGACGGCGGTACAAAGTACGGTAGTCCTGTTGCGGCAGCAGACTTCAAGGAGGGAGAAGAAGCATGCGGCAGCGGACTGAATGAGGGAGAAGAAGAAACGCGTTTCTGCATTTTTTTTAGAGAGAGAGATCGGTTAGGATTGATACCATGTAAGATAATGGAAATCATGTCCTTCTCATTGATCTGAATAAAATATATATACATCAATATGTAACATTTGATCAACTATCTAATTATGATACAACATAATTATAAGAAATTAATTATGactaattataacaaaatattatattttatcaATTAAGTGTTTGTTTTAAGAGATCCCATGAAACTCAAAAAGCATTAGGAGTTAAACTGACCGCTGGtcttgttgactttcaccatatCCGACCGAGTTGTCGCTGTTTACCAATAGAAATGTCAAAATAATGCAATTGAAATATTTGTTTGTGTCAGCAACATTGTGTTCATGTTCTTTTGCTCATTGCAGTATGTTCATGATATGCCTTATTTTATTGAAAGCCTATTCTACAATACAATGAATCAATGGCAAATAGTATGGTGAACCCTCCCAAGCAAAGGATACTTTACGTGCATTATAAAATTGAATGCGTTACTATTTTATACAATACATATTTTGTCAAGTAGTATTCactcatttgagtttgattttctTGCTATTTTTATTCATTCCAAGTAATGTTACAGTCCAATTGTAGCGACAGAGAAATGTAAATGATACTTTTAAAGATTAATAGACCTTACTTGGGTCAAGTAACATGAAGAGATAAAAATATTTTGACAAAAAAAAAATACGAAGAACaaataaaatattgaaaaatataaataattgAAGTATTCTGCCAAAATTCATCTGATAATCATCCCTATCATTATATTATTATAAACATTCATAATTTCTTTCACAAGTTCAATTAAATTTAATAAGCATAAAGACATAATTTACATATTTTTAATATCAAATTAAAATATAACATAAAATATTATAAATAGATGGTATTCTTTTAagattaataaataaaataaatttattaattattattttaaatacGTGGAGAAAGATCACAAGTGATTATTATAAGAATTCTCTATTAAAATTAACTGTTTTCtttgtaaaaaaataaaataagttatttaatatttataatatattttattttagtcTTAGGAATATGCAAGTTAAACTTATAATAAAAGAGAGcacatttttttatttaaattttacTATTTATTTTAAAATAGCTACATTATTTATAAAAGATATATAAAGTGCGAGTTTTAGATTATATCCAAAAGATAATTTAATATTTATGTtgtattttaaattttaaatttagtCTTACAAATATACAAATAATATTTAAATTTCAAAATGTGATATTTTAAGTCTTATAAATATGCAAATTTTAAATTTAGTCTTACAAATAATATTTAGTCTTACAAATATGCAAGCTTTAAAATTTAAATTTAGTCTTACAAATAATATTTTTGgaatattaataaataaaataataaattttattaaatttatttgaatttatttttttaaatatgtgAAAGGATTTAATAACTGCCTTATATGTAAAATTTATTCAAATTTATAATAAGAAAAAGTACAAAAAATTCTAAAAGTTTACTTTCTATTCTAAAATAACTGCCTTATATATAAAAGATTAAACGAATAATTTATGAGATTAATTACTTGTCAGTATAAAAAGTTTTACATcatcgattcatcaccatcacccaTTTGGATTactttataaatttttaaaataaaaatcaaatttttttTACTATTAATTTGCATTACataaattttatttagtatatTTAGTATAAATAAAAAAGATAGCGTTAGTTAATTAACAATATAAGAATAGTTTTATAATGATGCAAGAAAAAAAAAACTTATAATGATTTGATAATCGTACATACTATACAATCATTCACTATCTTTCTCATCCTTTTTCTTCCCAACAAAATCTCTACCATTTTTCTTCACAGATCCAACTCATCACTCCCCAAAACAATCCATACTCATCactcctctctctctctctctctctcttcaaTTGCACCCATTAGATTCCCTTTCCACCTTCACTGTTTTCGCGTTTCCACTCAATTTCTTTACTGGACTTGAACCAACTGATTGGGGTTTCTTTTCACCAACCAGATTCGATTCGACCAGTCATGGGTGCTGTGTAGATTCTTCGTTATTCATCCTGTTTTCatccaaacttcattttttgtTTTTCTCAACTTTGGGGCTGTGTTTTATTTGGTTTCTTATGATGGATCTTGTTATCGGTGGAAAATTCAAACTTGGGAGGAAAATTGGGAGTGGATCATTTGGAGAGCTTTATTTGGGTATGCGGTTTATCCTTTTTTTTTTAATTGCTTTTTATCATTGTATGTTTTCCGTGAAcaattttgtttgttttttcaGGTGTTAATGTGCAAACTCAAGAGGAAGTGGCTGTTAAGCTGGTGAGTAAAGTTGTTATGGACTCTCATGTTGCATGTATTGGAATTTTTATGATTCATGTTggtattgttttttttttctattcAATAGTTTGTGTGTGATGCAttgtgttgttgttgtagtgAACTTATGGTATATTTTCCACTTAAATTGTGTTAGTAGTTGCTTACTAGTTGGTTTACCGTATGTAGGGTTTGGGTAGAATATTATAGTACTGTTATCCATTATGATTGATTATGGCATTGTTGGGAATGGGCTAACCCATCATTTGGCCTAGTTGTCTTTTTCTGAAAATTGAAACCGAAGGCAACTCACACTCAATCTTAAGACTCCAAGCCTTACAAACTCTTGTGTCATTTATTCGACTTCGACCCTATTCACTTCTTGAGCTTCAATCTATAGTTTGACGAATTATTCCTTGCTTCAAAATTTACATACTTCTATTAGGCATGCTATTAGCCTATGATGCTGTCTCAAAACTAGGTTGCTTTATAATCTGCAAATGTTGGTTTTGTGCTTTATGATTGTTATTTGTTGGTGACCATAGACTCTGTTTTAGAGAGCATAGCTTACTACGCATGCCAATAATTTTCTCTATATTTTCATTGGCTTCTTCTTAGGAACCTGTGAAGACAAAGCATCCTCAACTTCTCTATGAATCCAAATTGTATATGCTTCTTCAAGGAGGAAGTAAGTTTTCTTCTTCCTTCCTAATGTATACcttttcaatttcttttcataCAGCCAAGATCTGCTTCTGTTTACTTTCACGAACCAAATTTCATAGTTTGAGTTTATTTGATTCAATGTTGTTAAATAGTGGCTATAGGGATATACTGTAGTGGAGTTGAACAAATCGCTGTATTCTGCAATTTACAATTGACAATATGGATCTGATTAATGTATTTATTTTTGTTTGAAGCCGGCATACCTCATATAAAGTGGTCTGGAGTCGAGGGAGACTACAATGTCATGGCTATCGACCTTCTTGGACCCAGTCTCGAAGACTTATTTAACTATTGCAGTAGAAAATTCTCTCTGAAAACAGTGTTGATGCTTGCAGATCAACTAGTAAGTGCAGctatatttataaaaaaaatccaTATTTTTTAACTGACAGCTAAGTTTACCTCAACACGGTTTACCATTTTACCTAGATAAACAGAGTTGAGTATATGCACTCTAGGGGCTTTCTGCATCGTGATATAAAGCCTGACAACTTTTTAATGGGTTTAGGCCGCAAGGCAAATCAGGTATGTAATCTGTAACTTTCCTGTATTTATTGTAATTCAGGGGTATCTGCTAGGAAGTTTAAGCATGACTAAGCCGTTGTTTGAACGGGCAACACTGTTTTAATCCTATTCACTAAGATATTTTGTGTTCTTATGCTTCCTATGCCAAATTTCCTGGTTTTCTTGTAATTGTTACAGGTATACATTATTGACTACGGTCTTGCAAAAAAGTATCGTGATCTTCAGACACATAAGCATATACCATACAAGTACCTCATCTCTCTACAGCTACCTTTAAGTTTGCaagttttttttataattttattttttatttttggcACTTCCTTTGTATTGCatccctttttgtttttgctaTTTTGGAAGTTTACTGCTGTTAAGTGTTGCTTCCCTTATATCGATTTTCATTCTTTACATTTGTTTCAACTTCAAAGCCAGATTTTCATTGACTTATGTGCCAATGAATGTGGCATAACGGATATATCGACTTTTTCTAACATGCCGTAGTTACTTATATAATTACATTTCTTCATTTTCTATACAAATTAAAACAATAATTATTGTCATACACATTCTTCCACTGTTGTTGCATGAATGGTTGCACTATTTTTCTTTCAATAGGGAAAACAAGAACCTCACCGGAACTGCTCGATATGCAAGTGTTAATACTCATCTTGGAGTTGGTGAGTGAGACAATTTGTTTCAGATACTCATGAATAAGCtgattttttcttttcttttcatgTTCTTGTTTAAATAAATTGGTTGTACATTTACATCCCTTGTTTTGATTATCTTGTAGAACAAAGCAGAAGAGATGATCTAGAATCACTTGGTTATGTACTAATGTACTTTTTGAGAGGAAGGTTTGTTGGACGCCGATATTCTTACTTCTTTCATTGTCCTCGTAATTCTACTTTCTAACTTGGTAGCATTTCTTTCCAGTCTTCCATGGCAAGGCTTGAAAGCTGGTACTAAAAAGCAGAAATATGACAAGATAAGTGAAAAGAAGATGCTTACTCCAATAGAGGTACAAGTATTTCCTTGCAAGAAACTTTTCATGAAAATATTCTTTTTCGATTATCTTGATCATTGGTTATTTAGTGTAGTAGAGATGAGGGTGTTGCATTGGATGTGTGGTAAGACTAGACGAGATAAGATTAGAAATTGACAATATTAGAGAGTGTTGGTGGAAAATAGGCTTAGGTAGTTTGGGTATATAGAGAGAGGATCTGTAGACTTTGTAGTAAGAGCAGATCAAATGGAGGGTAGTCAAACAACTAGAGGTAGGGGAAAgacttagaaaaatcataagaGATACTATTAGGAAAGATCTTGAGATTAACAAGTTGGATAGAATCATGTTTTTTTTTGGTTATTTCAGTTTTCTGCATCATGCGGACAATTTCTTTTTAAGCACCATAAGTTGATTGAGCAGCAGACtaatcaattaattatatttCTTCAAATTTTATCTGTTGCAATTTGCAAAGAATTTACAGTATGGATTTCTTAAACAGGTCTTGTGCAAGTTACACCCAACAGAATTCACATCATACTTCCACTATTGCCGATCATTGCGGTTTGAAGATAAACCTGATTATTCATATCTTAAGAGGCTCTTTCGGGACCTGTTCATTAGAGAAGGTTATCTTGGAATCATAAGCTTTATTTTCCTCAGTTGGAAGTTGTTCCAAAGCTTTGAAAGTACCTTATTGGAAATGGCACTTTTTCAGGTTATCAGTTTGACTATATATTTGATTGGACTATATTGAAGTATCCACAAATCGGATCCAGCTCTAGAACACGGGTGAGTACTTCTTATAGATAGTTCATCTTCATCTATAAGTAATGATTCTTGTTCTCGCTGATTTAATTTTACGTTGCATTTTCAACAGCCGAGTGTGAAACCAGCCTTAAACCCAGCACCATCTGGAGAGCGATTAGAACGACCTTCAGGTTTATTCCTATCGCAAGTTCTGGAATCTGTTTCATTTCTGAAGCATTTCACTGCTATCTGATAATTTGATAAATGGTTTTGATTTCTCATGGATTCATTAGTCTTGTAGTTTTTATTCTCATTTCAGGTTTGAGATTAAGTGTTATATCCGATTGTTTAAATAATTTGGACGTTTGTACGATAGACTTCAAAGTTAGTCTTTTTGAAAAGACTTTCATCATAGGCTAACTCCTAATACCTTTTATTTTAGTTGGACAAGAGATTCGAGATAGATTATCAGGTGCAGTGGGGGCATTTTCAAGAAGGAATGGTTCTGGGCATGGACTGCATAAGGATCTTTCCAAGCATAGGTCTTTAGATAATATGCCATCTCCTAAAGATGTGGTTAGTGTCTCTTCACatcattttatttttgtatgatttgtcttttgttttgttttttggCTCAATTTTTTCTAAATAGTGAACGACTTCTAAAAATCTTTTGTTGCCCAACACAAAATCTTTGCAGCAACCTGATTCTGACAGGGCTCGCAGTTCAACTCGTAATGGCAGTTCTTCAAAAAGGCCTATGATATCAAGCAGCAGACCAAGCTCTTCCGGGGAGCCTAGTGAAGGCCGGTCTAGCAGACTGGTCTCGAGTAGTAGTCGTTTATCTTCTACTCAGAGGGTTCAACCAGGTTTTGAATCCAAATCATCCTTCACCCGTGCTGCCACCGCAGGGACACGAGGTAGCCGCGATGATACACTCAAGAGCTTTGAGCTCCTGTCAATTGGTACAGGTAAAAGGAAATGAGCGAAAACTGTCTATGGTTGCATTGTCTTATCCTTTTATTGAGACATCCGCCCTTCACGCCTGTTCGTTTTACTCCGTATATTTCCGTCCTGTGTTGGGGTCCATTCAATTCCAAAAGCTAATTGAAATTTCTCAATGAAGCTTTGACAGACCCCTCCCTCATGCTTCTTCAGATGTTCTTCCATGATTATCTAAGCATTGTTCCATTCATGAAGAGTTTCCATCTTTAGGAATTTGTTTATATACATGAGAGATACCTACTTGTAATAAATAGACACACTCTACATGTTTTTCTGTTGGACAAAGGAAAAAAAACTTCCAAGTCTAATATGCTTTACAAGTTTTTGCACCATTCCATTGCATCATTGGAACCATTCTAGTAGTGGGTGGCTCCTCATTTTTAT is a window of Lathyrus oleraceus cultivar Zhongwan6 chromosome 6, CAAS_Psat_ZW6_1.0, whole genome shotgun sequence DNA encoding:
- the LOC127091681 gene encoding casein kinase 1-like protein 10, with the translated sequence MMDLVIGGKFKLGRKIGSGSFGELYLGVNVQTQEEVAVKLEPVKTKHPQLLYESKLYMLLQGGTGIPHIKWSGVEGDYNVMAIDLLGPSLEDLFNYCSRKFSLKTVLMLADQLINRVEYMHSRGFLHRDIKPDNFLMGLGRKANQVYIIDYGLAKKYRDLQTHKHIPYKENKNLTGTARYASVNTHLGVEQSRRDDLESLGYVLMYFLRGSLPWQGLKAGTKKQKYDKISEKKMLTPIEVLCKLHPTEFTSYFHYCRSLRFEDKPDYSYLKRLFRDLFIREGYQFDYIFDWTILKYPQIGSSSRTRPSVKPALNPAPSGERLERPSVGQEIRDRLSGAVGAFSRRNGSGHGLHKDLSKHRSLDNMPSPKDVQPDSDRARSSTRNGSSSKRPMISSSRPSSSGEPSEGRSSRLVSSSSRLSSTQRVQPGFESKSSFTRAATAGTRGSRDDTLKSFELLSIGTGKRK